The following coding sequences are from one Patescibacteria group bacterium window:
- the atpG gene encoding ATP synthase F1 subunit gamma encodes MASTRDIRRRIKSVGNTKKITKAMELVAASKMRRAVQQALMTRAYAKAAWDVLTNVSAVTNRDLHPLLVERPVQKAAVIVISSDRGLAGGLNANIVRQTMEVVQKQAVQVDLITVGTKAADALRRLNANIVAAFPNAHAHPTVADLQPIVKIAIDDYVAGVYDKIFVVYTDFISTLNQKARARQILPIRKQDLKEVLDDTQHVVLDKELEGFQNPYLFEPNADAVLEKMLRNLVTSQLYQVVLESLASEHAARMVAMRNATDAAEELIDDLNLTYNQARQAGITREIAEISAGRAALE; translated from the coding sequence ATGGCCAGTACCCGCGACATTCGGCGGCGGATCAAGTCCGTCGGCAATACCAAGAAGATCACCAAAGCCATGGAACTGGTGGCGGCGTCCAAGATGCGTCGCGCCGTGCAGCAGGCGTTGATGACCCGCGCCTACGCCAAGGCCGCCTGGGACGTCCTCACGAATGTCAGCGCCGTGACCAATCGTGACCTGCACCCGCTGCTGGTGGAACGCCCCGTCCAAAAAGCCGCGGTGATTGTCATAAGCTCAGACCGGGGTTTGGCGGGTGGTTTGAACGCAAACATTGTGCGGCAGACCATGGAGGTTGTGCAGAAGCAAGCGGTGCAGGTGGATTTGATTACCGTTGGGACTAAAGCCGCGGACGCTCTGCGTCGGTTGAATGCGAACATCGTTGCCGCCTTTCCCAACGCGCACGCCCACCCAACCGTGGCCGACCTACAACCAATTGTAAAAATTGCCATTGATGATTACGTCGCCGGCGTGTACGACAAGATTTTCGTGGTGTACACAGACTTCATTTCCACCCTCAACCAGAAAGCGCGGGCACGGCAAATACTTCCCATCCGGAAGCAGGATTTGAAAGAAGTCTTGGACGATACGCAGCACGTGGTATTGGATAAAGAGCTGGAAGGTTTTCAAAACCCTTACCTGTTTGAACCCAACGCGGATGCCGTACTGGAGAAAATGCTGCGGAACTTGGTGACCAGCCAGCTGTACCAAGTGGTGCTGGAATCGTTAGCCTCAGAACATGCGGCGCGGATGGTCGCCATGCGTAACGCCACGGACGCAGCTGAAGAGCTTATCGACGATCTCAACCTTACCTACAACCAAGCTCGCCAAGCCGGAATCACCCGCGAAATCGCGGAAATCTCTGCGGGCAGAGCAGCGTTGGAGTAA
- the atpD gene encoding F0F1 ATP synthase subunit beta, whose amino-acid sequence MTKGKITQIIGPVVDVHFDKDLPPIHTGLHVERKGSPTLVLEVQQHVGANVVRTVAMDSTDGLQRGIPVENTGAPISVPVGSETLGRIFNVVGEPVDGGAPAKTKKRYPIHRAAPDFKDQSTKAEVFETGIKVIDLICPIVKGGKVGLFGGAGVGKTVVIQELIRNIAAEHGGYSVFAGVGERTREGNDLYHEMKASGVIDKTAMVFGQMNEPPGARARVALSGLAMAEYFRDEEQKDVLLFVDNIFRFTQAGSEVSALLGRIPSAVGYQPTLAEEMGELQERITSTNRGSITSVQAVYVPADDLTDPAPATTFAHLDSTVVLARGLAELGIYPAVDPLDSTSTILDPAIVGEEHYNVARAVQKVLQRYKDLQDIIAILGMEELSPLDKQTVTRARKIQRFLSQPFFVAEQFTGTAGKYVPRAETVKSFKDILDGKYDDVPEQAFYMKGSIEEVRA is encoded by the coding sequence ATGACTAAAGGAAAAATCACGCAGATTATCGGCCCCGTGGTAGACGTGCATTTTGACAAGGACCTACCACCCATTCACACCGGCCTTCACGTGGAGCGCAAAGGCAGTCCCACGCTGGTGCTGGAAGTGCAGCAACACGTTGGCGCGAACGTGGTGCGCACCGTGGCAATGGACAGCACGGATGGCTTGCAGCGCGGCATTCCCGTGGAAAATACGGGTGCACCGATTAGCGTACCCGTTGGATCAGAAACCCTGGGCCGCATCTTCAACGTGGTGGGCGAACCTGTGGATGGTGGCGCACCTGCCAAGACCAAGAAACGGTACCCCATTCACCGTGCCGCGCCAGACTTCAAAGACCAATCCACCAAGGCAGAAGTGTTTGAAACCGGCATCAAAGTTATTGACCTCATTTGCCCCATTGTGAAAGGTGGGAAAGTTGGTTTGTTCGGCGGTGCAGGCGTGGGCAAGACTGTGGTTATCCAAGAGCTCATCCGCAACATCGCCGCTGAGCACGGTGGCTACTCCGTCTTTGCGGGGGTAGGGGAACGCACGCGGGAAGGGAATGACCTGTACCACGAAATGAAAGCCAGTGGGGTTATCGACAAGACTGCGATGGTCTTTGGCCAGATGAACGAACCCCCAGGGGCTCGGGCGCGTGTGGCTTTGTCCGGCTTGGCCATGGCCGAGTACTTCCGTGATGAAGAGCAGAAGGACGTGCTGCTGTTCGTGGACAACATTTTCCGCTTTACCCAAGCGGGTTCCGAAGTGTCAGCCCTGCTCGGCCGCATTCCTTCAGCCGTAGGCTACCAGCCAACTTTGGCGGAAGAAATGGGTGAGCTCCAGGAACGCATCACCTCCACCAACCGGGGTTCCATCACCTCAGTCCAAGCCGTGTACGTGCCGGCTGACGACTTGACTGACCCAGCGCCAGCCACCACCTTTGCGCACTTGGATTCCACCGTGGTGCTGGCGCGTGGCTTAGCTGAGCTGGGTATTTACCCCGCGGTTGACCCACTCGATTCTACTTCGACGATTCTTGATCCAGCCATCGTGGGAGAAGAACACTATAATGTTGCCCGAGCTGTGCAGAAAGTGCTGCAACGGTACAAGGACCTGCAAGACATCATTGCCATCCTGGGCATGGAAGAGCTTTCTCCCTTGGATAAGCAGACTGTCACTCGCGCTCGGAAAATCCAGCGTTTCTTGTCCCAGCCGTTCTTTGTGGCTGAGCAATTCACTGGTACAGCGGGGAAGTACGTCCCTCGCGCCGAGACCGTGAAGAGCTTCAAGGACATTTTGGATGGGAAGTACGATGATGTACCAGAACAGGCTTTCTATATGAAGGGTTCTATAGAAGAAGTTCGCGCCTAA
- a CDS encoding F0F1 ATP synthase subunit epsilon, producing the protein MTNLHLTITTPERIVLETEVSSVNVPTVEGEIGVLANHIPLVSILAPGELHAIAADGMEQVMAVSGGFVEVRDNKVVILADTAEKAEEIDEARAEAGREKARQLMQERATDDVGFADAQAALAKELARLKVVRKRRKQV; encoded by the coding sequence ATGACCAACCTTCACCTCACCATTACCACCCCAGAACGCATTGTCCTCGAAACCGAGGTCAGCAGCGTGAACGTGCCAACTGTGGAAGGGGAGATTGGCGTGCTGGCCAACCACATTCCCTTGGTGTCCATTCTGGCTCCAGGCGAGCTGCATGCCATTGCTGCTGACGGTATGGAGCAGGTGATGGCCGTGTCTGGTGGTTTTGTGGAAGTGCGGGATAATAAGGTGGTTATCTTGGCAGACACTGCGGAAAAAGCTGAGGAGATTGATGAAGCACGAGCCGAAGCCGGTCGCGAAAAAGCACGCCAACTGATGCAAGAACGTGCAACCGATGACGTGGGCTTTGCTGACGCGCAAGCCGCGCTGGCCAAAGAACTGGCGCGGTTGAAGGTGGTGCGGAAACGGCGGAAGCAGGTGTAG